In Fibrobacter sp. UWH4, a single genomic region encodes these proteins:
- a CDS encoding fibrobacter succinogenes major paralogous domain-containing protein gives MFTFFFAACSTPTVSSDDSAESSEKVEQEDNSSSSGIINGKKPDRSSSSENKIESSSSASSVNCSALLAVETEWSWNVPKECRFNPDIDYGIMTDERDGKVYRTVKIGNQVWMAENLNYADSVKTPSLLERSWCFDDEPKNCDVTGRLYTWAAAIDSVELYRDMSIDCGSYKACTLPDTVYGICPSGWHLPTETEWEALITNIGGTISRNGQTWNSDVGQVLKSKTGWKEWSYSGNGTDTYGFSALPAGIRSSFDGNFHSDEADFWSSTENDETVWSVWLYYGNSVANLISIAAKYNGCSVRCVKD, from the coding sequence ATGTTCACGTTTTTTTTTGCTGCTTGTTCCACGCCGACGGTTTCTAGTGATGATTCTGCTGAAAGTTCTGAAAAGGTTGAACAGGAAGATAACTCGTCTTCTTCTGGCATAATCAATGGTAAAAAGCCCGATAGGTCTAGTTCGTCCGAAAATAAAATTGAGTCAAGTAGTTCTGCAAGCAGTGTAAATTGCTCTGCTCTTTTGGCTGTAGAGACGGAGTGGAGCTGGAATGTGCCGAAGGAATGCCGATTTAATCCTGATATTGACTACGGAATTATGACCGATGAGCGCGACGGCAAGGTTTATAGGACAGTGAAGATTGGTAATCAAGTATGGATGGCGGAGAACCTGAACTATGCCGATAGTGTCAAAACTCCGAGTTTATTGGAACGCAGCTGGTGCTTCGATGATGAACCCAAGAACTGCGATGTTACCGGTCGACTTTATACATGGGCTGCGGCGATTGATTCTGTGGAACTTTATAGGGACATGTCTATTGATTGTGGAAGCTACAAGGCTTGTACATTGCCCGACACAGTGTATGGAATTTGTCCAAGCGGTTGGCATTTGCCGACAGAAACAGAATGGGAGGCTCTCATCACGAACATAGGTGGCACCATCAGTCGCAATGGCCAGACGTGGAACTCGGATGTAGGACAGGTTCTCAAGTCTAAAACAGGTTGGAAAGAATGGAGCTATTCTGGTAACGGCACGGATACATATGGATTTTCCGCGCTACCTGCGGGCATTAGATCTTCTTTTGATGGCAACTTCCATAGCGATGAGGCTGACTTTTGGAGCTCTACGGAGAATGATGAGACTGTTTGGTCTGTATGGC